The genomic window GCCACAATGTTGGGGTGCTTgatcctggggggggggggggtgcggcaGGGTGAGGGGGCTTccagctcccccccaccccggacCCCACCGGACAGGGAGCAGCCAGGCTCGGCCCCACGGAGCGTCACGCGCTGCCGGCTATTTTGGGCGCTGCCGATAACACCCAGCGATGGGTGCTGGCAGCGGGGAGCCGTGCCggttgctgggggggggggggggggcgcagagCGGGACCCCCACGCTGGCACTGGGACAGCCCCTACTTGTGGAGGACGGCGATCTCGTTCTCGATGCTGgtctccttcccctccagcgCCTTCTTGGCGATGCACTTGATGGCCACCAGCTTCCGCGTCGCCTTCTCCTCCGCCAGGACCACCTCGGAGAAGGCCCccctggtgggggggggcacgaGGGGTgagcggggcagggggtgcCGCTGGCCggagccgccgctgccgccaTGCCACGATTGCCGTGGTGACGGGCAGAAAGTTGAGCTATTTATAGGAGAAAAGCGAGCGGGAGCCGTCCGCCGGGACGGCCGGACACGGGCCCTGCCGGGGATGGAGCGCCCGGCACCCCTTGGCCCTCCTGGCGCGGCTGCACCGGCCCCTTATCAGGCAGGATAAAGCCGTGGTGCTGCCGGCAGCCGGGGCTGAGCCACGCCAGGGCTGAGCCCCCGGGTGGGTTTCGGCAGCCCCGTGCCGTGCCATCCAGGACAAGCAGGGCCACCGTGCCCCGCGCCGGGAGGTGCGCGGGGGCCACCTGAAGGCCGAGGTGCCCGGCGGGAGCCGGGACGGAGCCGTCGGCGGTGCCCAGGTGGGGCAGGTGGCGGGCAGCCCGATCGCGCCCCACCGGGCCCTAAGCCTTGCCGTAATTAACCTGCTAATCCAGCCTAAGAGCCTTACGGTGCTTCGGGCACCGCCGGGCACCCCTCTGCCGGCCGGGGGACCACCACCGGGCATCCTCGGCATGGCTGCCGGCACGGGGAACCGGCCAGCGGCAGAGGGAggtggcaggcagggcaggcagcaccgCAAACCCCTGCCCGTACCCGGCGGCGCAGGGCTTCGTGTGCCAGCCCAGCCTTGGGCCAATATTTGAGCTGGCGCGGTTCCACGTAGCGGATTTGGCAAAGCCGGAGGGGTCAGATCCGGCACCGCGAGTGGGTTGTCACTGGTGTCCCGTCCCCCTCCCGCCGCCTGTGACTCACGTGCCCAGGACCTCACGGAAGTCGTAGATGCGCCGAATGTCCTCGGTCCTCTTCTTCCAGCTGGGCCCATCCTGCCCCAGCGGCATGGTGCCCCGTGGGGCCACCCACTCCCACCTGTGACACGAGTGGGGACACGACGTCGGCGTgctggagcgggggggggggggggtggcgtCCAAGATGCCATAGGGATGTTGGGATGCGTGTGTGGGGAGTGACGAGGGGACGTGATCGATGGTTGTCATCATGGGGTGATGGGAACAAGCTCTGTACCTTTGCTCCAGCCCCAcgaccgcccccccccccgccacgcgTGGAACTCCTGGTGTGGGGTGCCCCCACGGGGGGCTGACTACACGCTGTGCCCCTCCCGTTGCCCGCCCGCCCCTAAgaggcgggcgcggggcgggcgggcaaCGGGAGGTGCAGAAGCACACGCGTGggtgcttggggggggggtccccactCACGCCTCCCCCACGCGTGTCACCTGGTACAGCCGCGCCGGGCGGGACACGCGTGGCGACAGGGCTGCGTCCCCCGTGGCGGTGCCCCCACCCtcgtccccccccaccccacctccaCCGCCGTCAGCTGGGCTCTCGCGTGGGCACCGGCTCCGCGCGCGGGGCCCCGCCCTTACCGACGGCGctgcggcggccccggccccgcgccgaGCAGCGGCGGCTCctcccggcggcggcagcggccggcCCTGACGTCACGGGGAGGGGCGTGGCCGCGCCCAACCGCCGCCAATGGGAGGGCGGTGGGCGGAGCAGGCCGCCGtcgggcggggcggggcggggcaggCGTCTAGCGCGGGGATGCGAGCGCGGTCTCTTGGGTGGACACGCGTGGGGTACCCCCCAACAGCGGGCTGCGGGACAGCCCAcgcccccccccacgccccccccaCCGCTCTGCCCCACGGCGTCCCCGAGGCCACCACACCATCGCCTGCACCGGGCTGCCTTTATTGCCCGCGCACGGCAGCGGAAACCAGCGGTACATGGGAGagcccggccgccgccccccccccccccccccgggggggggccgggatccccccccccgccccggggccgtggggagggacagggaacCGTGGGAGCCACACCGCAGCAACCACTACATCCGCCCCCCGCAGTGGCCTGGCTGATGTCACCCTCCCAGAATAACTGGGGGATcgcggcggggcggggtggTGGAGGCAGGAGCGGAAGCCgctggccggggggggggccatTCTCCACAGGGTCCCCAGACTGGGTCAGTGACAGCCCCGTGCAGGGAGGGGACAGCAACTGGGACGCGTCACCCGGGTGGGAAGGCTAAGCAGGCCCTGGGCGTGTGGGGGGGCCACGACACCCCCGTCCCGCACCGGCAGGGTGAGCGCAGGCAGGGTGCGGGCATGCCGGCAACCTGCGGGTGACAGGGGCATGGCCGCCACCCCCAGCTGCTGAGGTCCACGGCAGAGGGGGGGGTCCTCGGCCCCCGCTACCCGTCCAGCAGCTTGAGGATGCTCTCCCGCTCCTTCAGGGTCTTCCAGGCCTGGTCCTTCTCCTTCTTGGTGGGCGTGCGCTTCTTCTGCCGGGCGGCCATGATCTTGCGGAAGGCGTCCATCACCTCGTTGTCGGCCATGCGGACGCGCTGCCGCAGCTCCTGCCGGTGCAGCTCCTCCTTGGCCAGCCTGGGGCGGGGAGGGTACATACACGGGGGTGTCAGTCCCCGCCgggcagccccctgcccgcaACACCTCCCTGCCCGCTCTCACCGCAGCAGCTCGTGCTTCTTGGCGCGGTTGTGCGCGCTGAGGGCCTTCAGCTCGGCCTGCCTCTTGCGCAGCTCGGCCAGCACCTCGTCCTCCGAGTCCTCGGCCGGCCGGTCCTCCGACTCCAGAAGGCCCTGGGCCACCAGCTCCTCCTTGATCCGCCCCTCCAGTGACTTGGTGTGGGGGACGCTGCCGGGACGGAGAGCGGCTGCTGCCCACCACGAgccctttccttcctgcaaCTTGCCGGGGCAGGGAAGGCACCGGCACGTTCGGCGTACCCACGGGTGGCGCCGAGCTCCGGGGCCACCTCAGCTGCTCACCTGAAGGGCTTGTTCTGGCTGCGGGGAGATGTGCCGGCACCATCGGCTCCCGAGTCCTTGCCGGCGATCTCAGGGATGGGGGAGTCCTCAACAGGGGAAATGATGTTCTCCTAGCGAACGGAGCGCGAGGGAAGGGTCACCGCACCAGGCCGTGGCACTGCTGCCCCACCAAGCCAGGCCACGGCCCGGCCCCATGGAGCCAGGCTGCGGCACAGCCCCACGGAGCCCCCTCACCTCCACGAGGGCCTGCAGGAGACGCTGCGTCAGGGGCCCGAAGGGACACCCATCCTCCGGCTGCTCGTGCTGGGCCTCCGACTTCTTCAGCAGGGCATCAACGTCTGGGCAGAAGCGGGAGGGggaacaaaacaaccccaaacacGCAGAGGTGAGCAGCGGGGCAGGGCAGCCTCTACCCTGAGGGCACAGGGCAAGGGGCCAGGGCTCAGCTCCGCTGGGCACGGGTGCTCACAGCCCCTCTGGGTAAAGGCAGGTGGGGGACAGGGGCACCTTTGGTGTCCAGCTCGGTCAGCGGCCCCAGGACGCCTTTTTTCTTGTCGGCAGCTGCCGCCGCCCGGGCTCCATCTTTCTGCTCCTCCAACAGGTCCTCCTGGGCCCAGCGCTGGGAGTAATGCTTCCCCAGGGGCGGGATCTGCAAGAGCAGGGCTCAGCACAGCTCCCGGAGCCCTCCCCGCCTCTCCTCCCAGCGCCACGGCATCATCCCCAGGCAGGATCACTCACTATGAGGcacaggaggggacagagcGGCCGAGGGCCGGGAGGGAACGGGGAGAGAGGGTTGGGGATGGTCTCAGGAGGCAGCGGCTGGGATCGGGAGTTTTCACCTTGTAATGCTCGGCCTCATCCTCCGGTGGCTTAAGCAGCTCCTCCAGGACTCTGACCTCCTCGTTGGTGAGATCGGCACAGTACGGCTCCACCGATGCCCAGAACCTGCGAGGATGGATGAACCGTGAGGGAGAGCTGCAGGGGAGCCCGTGGGagctgacaccccccccccattctcTCTGGGGCACCTCTTCCctcaggctgcaggcagccctcgCCCCAGGTGCTGCAAGGAAGGAGACGGATGATCCCAACACCCACCCAACACCCACGCACCTGTTCGGAGCATCATTTTTGGGAATGCGGGGTACATCAATGGGATCATCCTGGAACTCGTATTCCTGGATCTTGGGCTGCAGGTTCTTGGACTTgggccggccggggccgggccctgTCCCGTGGCCTCCTTTGccctccagcttctgcttcttGGGCTTCCCGTGTTTGACAGAGGTGCCCACATCATGGTCCTTGCTCAGCTTCAGGAACCGCCGGTCACCCTTCTTGTCCTGCCAGTCCGTCAGGATCTGGAAGAGACCGATGCTCTGTCAGGTCCCACACCTGGCGCTGGGCAGGGGCAGACCAGAGGCAGCCCCCTCGGCGGGAAGGAGCGGGATGGTGAGCCACCCCTACGGCTGCGGTCCCAGCACCTGGGTCTCGGCCTCCAGGACGCGGAGGCGGCGGCTGGCGGAGGAGAGGAGCgtctccagctccagctgcagcgTGTCCAGCTCCTCGATGCCGATGCCGTCGTCCTCCGAGCGGGCCAGCACGGCCGTGTACCGGGGGCACACCTTCACGTGGTCCACCGACTTGAAGTCGTGGAACTGCAGCGGGCAGTCCTTCAGCTCGCTCATGGCGGCGGGGACCGGGCAccggggggcaccggggggcaccagggggggggggcggctgtgGGGGAACCGAGGGGGATACGGGGTGCTATGGGTGAACCGGGGGTCTATGGGGGAACCGGGGATAGGGAAGGTGAGAGGAAagggagcggagcgggggggCTACGGGGAGCCGGGGGGCACCGGGACGCTGAGGGGaaccgggggcgggggggggaccaGTGGGGAGCTGAGGGGAACCGGGGGAAGCGGATCACCGCGGCGCGGAGGGGAACAAGGCGGGGGGCGGCATCGGGGCGCTGAGGGACACCGGGGGCTCTGCACCGGGGCGCTGGGGAGGCCGCGGGAGGCCCGaggggggctggcggggcgggggaagcgccgcggggccgggccgggcctaGACCGCTCGCCCCTTCcggcccccggcggcggcgggagccccgccccgcgctcccCCATTGGCCCAGGCGCGCCCAGCGCCCGTCGCTCATTGGTCCGGCCCGCTCTCCATCGTCCTTCCCTAATATGGAAGTGATGACAGGAGCGTACCAAGCacggcggggcgcgggggggacCGTGCGAgatcccgccgccgccgcgggccgcCTCCGCCCCGCGCGCTCTCCGCCGCCGTCGTCTCCTCGCTCTGTGCCGCTGCGAGCCTTCGCCGCCGTCGCCCGAGCCCTCGGCTCGAGGCAGGAGCCTCCcatctcccccctccccgccgcagTGGGAGGTCCCACTCATCCCGGAAGAGAGGACCGGCCACTTCCGCCTGCCGGGACCAGACCGTAGCCGCCACCATGGTAGGGTGGGGGGtgccgggccgggggggcggTGGGcgaggatgaggatgagggGACCGTGGccgggagggcggcggcggtTGGGGATGAGGGGGCCGGGGGCGACGGCGGCGGGGGTCAGGCGGCGGGACCCGGGCCCGGGGCTGACGCCGCCGTGTCCCCGCAGACCGCCACGCTGCGCCCGTACCTGAACGCGGTGCGCGCCACGCTGCAGGCCGCGCTGTGCCTGGAGAACTTCTCCTCGCAGGTGGTGGAGCGGCACAACAAGCCCGAGGTGGAAGTCAGGTACGGGGGCGAGGCGGCGGTGGCGGAGGGGGGGTGGCGGGCACCGGTGAAGCCCTGCTCCGGCcgggctgcctgccctgggagcCGCTGGCCGGTCCCTGCCGGTTCGCTAGGCAGCCCGGGTGCAGCCGGGCAGGCCTCCGCACCCACCGGCTGCCGCCCCTTAGTCACCGGgctggtgctggcagggagccGAGGaactgcagggaggagggggatcCAGCTTGGGAGCGAGGGAGGATCTGCCGTGGGGATGGGTGCTTCCAGGAGGCGGAAAGCATTCTGTAGCAGTGTGAAGCAAAAACTCTGCACCTCTGTGATCCCTGTGGCTCCCTGCTTGTGCACTCCCCATCCCTGTTTCTGACCAGTAAATGCTTCCTTCTGAGTCAGTCCTGCCCTTTCTCTGCTCGCAGGAGCAGCAAAGAGCTGCTGTTGCAGCCCGTGATCATCAGCAGGAACGAGAAGGAGAAGGTCCTCATCGAGGGCTCCATTAACTCTGTGCGCGTCAGCATCGCGGTGAAGCAGGTGAGGTGGGGGGCGCGGGCAGTGGGCTGGCAGCTCACGCCTGGTGCGGGGGAAGCCTCACTTCCCTTTTGTCTCCCCAGGCTGATGAAATTGAGAAGATTTTGTGCCACAAATTCATGCGCTTCATGATGATGAGGGCCGAGAACTTCTTCATCCTGCGTAGGAAGCCTGTGGAGGTGAGATGGCAGAGCAGCTTCCGGCTCTGCTCCTggcactgggggggggtctCCAGTAAGAACTGGGATGCAAGACCGCATGGTCGGTGGCCTGAGTGCTCGTCCCCAGGgtgcttctctcttctccagggctACGACATCAGCTTCTTGATCACAAACTTCCATACGGAGCAGATGTACAAGCACAAGCTGGTGGACTTTGTTATCCACTTCATGGAGGAGATCGACAAGGAGATCAGTGAGATGAAGCTCTCTGTCAATGCCAGGGCCCGCATCGTGGCAGAGGAGTTCCTCAAGAACGTGAGGCTCTGAACCGGGAGGAGATGGGTCCCTTATTTTGGGAGTGGGTTCGTGGGGCTCAAAGCCAGTGTGGCCCTTGTGCCCAGAGCCCCCCCATCCCGTCTGCAGGAACGGTTGGGACGCTCTACCCAGGGAACCTCTCCAGGATGGGGGGGGAGGATGCCCAGGGGTGCTTGTACCCCCTTTGCTTGTGAAGTGCCAGCTTTAAGACCCCCTGAGCACACTCGGGGACAGGCAGCAGTCACGGGGGACGTGGCCCTTTCGGTGGCTGCCGCGATGGGACGCGCGGTGCCCGGGAGAGGCTGAGCGTGGATCTCCGTGAGCGGCGGCTGCCCTCGGCCTCCCTCCCCGGTGACAGGGAAGGGCGGTCAGGGCCGGAGGAGCGCCCGCGGGCAGGGACTGACGGCCGCTTGTCTTCTCCTCTCGCCTTTCAGTTTTAGGCCGTGGTGCAGGACCCCGTGGCTCCCCAACGCTTGTGCCCACCGGGCACCGTGCCTGCGCCTGCTcccgcttcccccccaccctctGCGGACGGCCGGGCCGGGACCCCCCTGCCCCTCACCGGGCCGGGCAGCcgtgctgggagcagcccccGCTCGCGGCAGAGCGGCCCCAGTCGCCGCCCTTGTCTCGTCTCGTTTTTTAAACGGTCTCGTTTGCTGTAACCAccgcctccgcctcctccctccctcccgtcGCACCGGCGGGACCTGCGGCaccggccggggaggggggcggggcctggcgggaggggggcggggCCTGGCGGGGCACCGTGGCAACGGCAAACAGCGGGGGTGGCCCCGGGGGtgcgggcagggccgggggtGGGACGGGAGGGCTCTGGGGGGGGTACGGAAGGGTTTgaaggggagctggggggcaCCAAGGGGCTTGGCGGGGGGGTCTCTGGGTGTGGGGCAcgaaggggtttgggggggtgcaggggggctgTGAGGTTTCGGGAGGGGGCTATAGGCAGGGGGACGTgggcacggggtggggggggggctgcaggagtggCACTGGGGGTCCGGTGTTTGTCCTCGCTTTGGGGCGGTGGAGCCAGTGTGGTGGCTGGGTCTCGGGCTCTGCCGTCACAGCGGtgctggggttgggggggctgCATCCCGTGCTGGACCCCCACCTTGGGCCCTAGCGGGGCAAGGGGATGGGGGACACACTTGGCACCTGGGGGAGGGAGAGCCACCCGCAGCTCCCCTCGCCCTCAGGCCGCCGTGGGACGGTGCCGCAGGGAGAGCAGCACCACGGGcacgcagcccccccccccccccccccccccggccaggGGCAGCGCTCGGTTGGGGGGGccactgctggagcaggagggggtCCCAGCTGTCCCCTGgcctgccaggctggggacgAGGGCACAGCGGGGGAGCGTGGCATCCCAGGGGGTGcgcagcacagccaggacacgCATGAGGCTCGGCGGGGCGGTGAACGCCGTGTCAGGGACCCCCGGCTCAGtcaggcagaggcaggcaggtaggcgctttctctccctccctgcccaccccgtGGGGCTGGAGacggggggctggcagggctcagCCCGGGCTGTCCTcacagggcaggcagcaccCGCCACCACCGGCCACCGCGGCTGCCACCACCTCTTGCTCGACCCTGAGCGGCTCAAGAgggccaggctgcaggtggagaggGCCATCAAGGTGAGGGGCCTGACTTCACAGCCCCCCAACATGCCGTTTATTGCATGTATGGCTTGGGGGTGAGAGCTGAGCTTTAGGGTCCCTCCCCAGGACAAGAAGATCTTCACGGTGCAGGGCCCCTACCCCGTCATCCGCCGCCTGCTGCGGGCCCGGGGCTGGGTGGAGAAGAAGCTCCCCGGCGCGGGCAGGGTGGGCAGCCGGCCGGAGCAGCATCATGGCAaccaggagaagcagctgcaggaggaggaggaggaggagggaggcgaTGGTGctgagcggggggggggcagtgctGGACACCCAGCTGGGGTCGGCATGCTGTGGGGCTCAGCCTtccctggggaccccagagcccCTGGGCTCCCCACGGCCacccgaggaggaggaggaggaggaagagcggTGGGATGAGGACCCCGATGGCATCCACGACCTCATGGTTAGCTGAGAGGGCTAGGGCTGAGCTCTGCCGGGGCCCCCAGCACCCttcccctgggacccccaggcACAGGGTacagcctggggcagggggcgAGGGTGGGATGGGGGCTCCGTGCCTCAccccggccccctccctcccGCAGTCCCGCCTGGTGCGGGACCAGGTGCCGTACTTCATCTGGACGAACCGCCACGGTGCCATCGACCGCCGGCTGCTGCGGCAGGACCAGGTGGTGAACCACTACGCCCGGGTGGGTGCCTTCACCACCAAGGTGGGAGCCTGGAGcccctggggcggggggggggaaacgaCACgacaggggtggggggagtccAGCGGGGGCTGCCACCCTTCTCTAAACAGGAGGGGCTGTGCCTCAACCTGCGAAACCTGCCCTGGTTCGACCAAGCTGACCCCGACGCCTTCTTCCCCCGGTGCTACCGGCTGGGGGCTGCGGATGAGCGGCAAGCCTTCATCGGTGAGCTCGGGGCTGGTATGACCCCCACAGGGCTGTCGCCCTCCTGtctgccccctccccgtgcTCCCAGTCTCCCCGTGTCCTGTGCAGGACTGGGTGGGGACgatgccccccccccttgcagAGGATTTCCACCTGACGGCAGCTCGCAGCCTGCTTAAAGTGGCCCTGGAGAGGGCTGGGGACATGCCAGCAGGGACAGAGCAGCCCCCAAAATCCAGCAAGGGGCCAGGTGAGTGCGTGGGGCCAGGCATGGGTGGGGGGACAATGGGGAGTCCAGGGTCAGGGACATGTCTGGGGGCTGAGCCTCTGCTGGGGACTGTGGCTTGGGACCCCCcgccccacacacacacacgctcccTCCCACCAGCTCACTTTATGGGTGCTCTGCCCCCCGGACCCCCCATCCCTATGCACCCAAAGccacccatcccacagggaggCTCGGTGCTTTGGCCTCGGGGGTGGCACAGCAGGTTCCCGGGAGCCACGTCCCTCACCCCATGCCATCCACAGCAGGGCCAgggtcccccctgcccccccagctGGTGGAGGAGGCCCTGCAGGTCTGCGGGCAGCACCTGGGCAGCCTGGGGCACCAGGACATCGATGGGGACCCCCCGTCCCCCTGCATGATGGGTACCGGCTGGGACCGCTTCCGACAGGACTACTACCGCGTGGTGCAGTGAGTGCCgagcgggatggggggggtgaCACCGTGGCGGGGCTGGTGCTGAGCCCCCCGCATCCCCTCGCAGTGAGGGGGCCGGTCTGGTGCTGAGCGGGGCGCAGCAGGAGCAGTGCCGGgccctgctgcagcacctgGGGGGGCGGCTGCCCCAGCTCGGCATGGAGGGCGACCGCAACGTCTGGATCCTCAAACCCGGCGCCAAATCCCGCGGCAGGGGTAAGGCTGGGGGAAGCGGGGCGGCACAGGCTCCCCACCGAGGAGGGGTCCCACCGTCACCGCGTCCCCCAGGCATCGTCTGCACGGCGCGGCTGGAGGAGGTGCTGCGGCTGGCAGGGGGCTGCACGGCACCCTCGGCGGAGGTGGGCGAGTGGGTGGTGCAGAAGTACGTGGAGCGGCCGCTGCTCATCTTTGGCACCAAATTCGATGTCCGGCAATGGTTCCTGGTGACCGACTGGAACCCGCTGACCGTCTGGTTTTACCGCGAGAGCTACCTGCGCTTCTGCTCCCGGCCCTTCTCCCTGCGCCGCCTGGACCCGTGAGCGTCCCCCGTGCCGGACCCCGGTACCCCGGCACCCACTGGCACCCCACTgacccagccctgctctccccaccccagcgCCCGGCACCTCTGCAACGTCTCCATCCAGAAGCGGTACAGGCCGGCGCGGAGCCGGCACCCCCGGCTGCCCCCCGACCAGACCTGGTCCTGCCGACAGCTCCAGGCGTACCTGGCACAGGTCGGGCAGGCGGACGCCTGGCACCAGGTGATGGTTCCTGGCATGAAGGCGGCGGTGGTGGGCGCCCTGCGCAGCGCCCAGGACCTGGTGGGGTCCCGCAAGGGCAGCTTCGAGCTCTACGGCGCCGACTTTGTTTTTGGAGAGGATtgccagccctggctgctggagATCAACGCCAGCCCCACCATGGCCCCCTCCTCGGCGGTGACCAGCCGGCTGTGTGCCGATGTCCAGCGGGACACGCTGCGTGTGGTAATCGACCGCAGGGATGACCCCACCTGCCCCACCGGCGCCTTCGAGCTCATCTACAAGGAggtaggctgggggggggctgcggggccagCACCCCCCGCGGCaccctgagcccccccccccccccccccacatcccTCTGCAGGCGGCCGTGCCCGTGCCTCTGTATTTGGGGCTGAAGCTGATGGTGGAAGGCTGCTCCCTGAGGAAGCCCCAGCCGGCACAGCACCGATCCCGGGGCAAGCCCCCCACTGCTGCgccctgtgccccccagccccctgtgCACCCCAGCCCCTGGCGTAGAACCGCCCGAATCCCCCAGCcaggggcagggcggggggagccggctTCTCTGGAGCAATGGAGCCATCGCTGCtcccccggctctgcccccccagcaccaccgcAGCCCCCGGGCTGCTGTGCCGGGAGCGGGGGGCTGCCACAGCTCAGCCGCCGGctcaggcagccccagccagctctgccccagcttAGCATCCGTCCCCTGGGCAGGGCACCCGTCCCACCACCCTGGGGAGCCCCCGGCAGCTCCTGGGGACGCACAGGCcggcccccctcctcccctcctgccaggGTGCTGCGCCCACCCGGACTGGCACCCTGCGCCTGGACCCCGTGCCCCTGCCCGGGGCAGCCGAGCCCCGCTGCGGGGAGGAGGCACACGGCAGCTCCCC from Aquila chrysaetos chrysaetos chromosome 20, bAquChr1.4, whole genome shotgun sequence includes these protein-coding regions:
- the ARPC4 gene encoding actin-related protein 2/3 complex subunit 4, yielding MTATLRPYLNAVRATLQAALCLENFSSQVVERHNKPEVEVRSSKELLLQPVIISRNEKEKVLIEGSINSVRVSIAVKQADEIEKILCHKFMRFMMMRAENFFILRRKPVEGYDISFLITNFHTEQMYKHKLVDFVIHFMEEIDKEISEMKLSVNARARIVAEEFLKNF
- the LOC115333428 gene encoding tubulin monoglycylase TTLL3, yielding MRLGGAVNAVSGTPGSVRQRQAGQAAPATTGHRGCHHLLLDPERLKRARLQVERAIKDKKIFTVQGPYPVIRRLLRARGWVEKKLPGAGRVGSRPEQHHGNQEKQLQEEEEEEGGDGLGSACCGAQPSLGTPEPLGSPRPPEEEEEEEERWDEDPDGIHDLMSRLVRDQVPYFIWTNRHGAIDRRLLRQDQVVNHYARVGAFTTKEGLCLNLRNLPWFDQADPDAFFPRCYRLGAADERQAFIEDFHLTAARSLLKVALERAGDMPAGTEQPPKSSKGPAGPGSPLPPQLVEEALQVCGQHLGSLGHQDIDGDPPSPCMMGTGWDRFRQDYYRVVHEGAGLVLSGAQQEQCRALLQHLGGRLPQLGMEGDRNVWILKPGAKSRGRGIVCTARLEEVLRLAGGCTAPSAEVGEWVVQKYVERPLLIFGTKFDVRQWFLVTDWNPLTVWFYRESYLRFCSRPFSLRRLDPARHLCNVSIQKRYRPARSRHPRLPPDQTWSCRQLQAYLAQVGQADAWHQVMVPGMKAAVVGALRSAQDLVGSRKGSFELYGADFVFGEDCQPWLLEINASPTMAPSSAVTSRLCADVQRDTLRVVIDRRDDPTCPTGAFELIYKEAAVPVPLYLGLKLMVEGCSLRKPQPAQHRSRGKPPTAAPCAPQPPVHPSPWRRTARIPQPGAGRGEPASLEQWSHRCSPGSAPPAPPQPPGCCAGSGGLPQLSRRLRQPQPALPQLSIRPLGRAPVPPPWGAPGSSWGRTGRPPSSPPARVLRPPGLAPCAWTPCPCPGQPSPAAGRRHTAAPRGGQKSCDTEGHPGGDSTLPLPAGATRRHPAPPHPSRTPALGGGTEPTPCGGCKTRL
- the TADA3 gene encoding transcriptional adapter 3; the protein is MSELKDCPLQFHDFKSVDHVKVCPRYTAVLARSEDDGIGIEELDTLQLELETLLSSASRRLRVLEAETQILTDWQDKKGDRRFLKLSKDHDVGTSVKHGKPKKQKLEGKGGHGTGPGPGRPKSKNLQPKIQEYEFQDDPIDVPRIPKNDAPNRFWASVEPYCADLTNEEVRVLEELLKPPEDEAEHYKIPPLGKHYSQRWAQEDLLEEQKDGARAAAAADKKKGVLGPLTELDTKDVDALLKKSEAQHEQPEDGCPFGPLTQRLLQALVEENIISPVEDSPIPEIAGKDSGADGAGTSPRSQNKPFSVPHTKSLEGRIKEELVAQGLLESEDRPAEDSEDEVLAELRKRQAELKALSAHNRAKKHELLRLAKEELHRQELRQRVRMADNEVMDAFRKIMAARQKKRTPTKKEKDQAWKTLKERESILKLLDG